In Amia ocellicauda isolate fAmiCal2 chromosome 7, fAmiCal2.hap1, whole genome shotgun sequence, the genomic window TGGTGGCGGTGAGATGGGTAGTGAGGAcatggaggaagaggaagaggatgaCGAAGAACTGGATGAGGAGGAACTAGAGGAAGGGGAGGCGGGAGATGAGGACAAGGCACCCAAGCGGAGGGGgcctaagaagaagaagatgacgAAGGCGCGGCTGGAGCGGTTCCGGGCACGGCGGGTGAAGGCCAACGCCCGGGAGCGCTCGCGCATGCACGGCCTGAATGATGCACTGGACAGCCTGCGTCGCGTCATGCCCTGCTACTCCAAGACCCAAAAACTGTCCAAGATTGAGACCCTGCGGCTGGCACGCAACTACATCTGGGCGCTGTCCGAGGTTCTGGAGAGCGGCCAGGCGCCCGAGAGTCCCGGCTTCGTGGACATGCTGTGCAAGGGCCTGTCACAGCCCACCAGCAACTTAGTGGCCGGGTGCATGCAGCTGGGTCCGGGGGGGACTATGAGTCTGGACAAGATGGAagacaaacagcagcagcacatgTGTGGTGTGGGtgggggaggtggaggggggaTGATGGGCGTTGGAGTGGGCGTGGGAGTTAGTGTGGGCATGCCTGGTGGCCACCCCTTCAGCTACCCCTCCCCAGGCCTGCCCTCACCACCCTATGGCTCGCTGGAGGCCTCCCACCTCTTGCACCTCAAGCCCCTGCAGGGGTACAAGCCCCCCCCATATGAGAACCCCTCCCCAGGCCAGGAGTGCACTCCCCCATATGATGGACCCCTCACCCCCCCGCTCAGCGTCAGTGGCAACTTCGTGCTCAAGCAAGAGCCCTCGCCCCTTGAGGCGGACAAGCCCTACACCCACCCTGGCCACACTGGCCACTCCCACCCTCACCCTCACTCACACCCCCACTCCCACTCTGCAGGGTTCCTCGCCCACCCGCACCCGCACCCACACCCGCACCCACACCCGCACTCTCACTACCTCCCCCCCCACTCCTCCTCTTCCCCTGCTgtgtcctcatcctcctcatcctcctccacCTCGCTGGGGACCCAGAGCCACACGGCCCTGTTCTCTTCACGCTACGAGCTGCCCCTGGACATGGCTTTCGACTCATACCCCGGCCCTGCGCCACACATGGTGGCCACGCAGATGGGTGCTATTTTTAATGAGTAGGGAGGCAGCCAAGGATCCGGCAAGAGTGCAGAAGGGAACGGAGGAGAGGGGGCGCTGTTCTCTCCCACTCCTGTGATTTGTGACACAtaaatctctctctcagtcAGACCACCTTTGTATTTCTATgtcaaagagagacagagagacagagcaaCACTGACACATCCTCtcttttgttaatttattcattttatttattcatttaagttaatttattaatgtatttattgggaTCTTATGACCTGTCAGGTCTTGGACAGGGAGCGCTTAACTGCTGTgaaactttatttattaattattacttttattatgattaatattttCATTGCTGAAGTATACATGCTGAACTGCCACTTGGTGGCTCTTTGAAGTCgactcaaaaacaaacaacttttGCTGCTTGTATTTTGACCATAACGAAaaagaataaattaatgaatgactGTGGAAAACACTGACTCTCTAAAGAGCTTTCAACACAGATAACaagaaaaatacttttctgGACAGGGGGCTCTcagcaaatattatattttttaaatcacatttgtgggggatgcttgcaaTTGAATTTAGAGACTAAACAGCAGCAGTTCCCAATGGCGATGCCCAAATGCAGACTGATGCAGACTGAACGGGAGCCCACCATCAGCTTGCACTCCCT contains:
- the neurod4 gene encoding neurogenic differentiation factor 4: MMTKPYGKPGEVAELVSSLGWMEDDCSSQDGEEAPQLGRYILGVRGGGEMGSEDMEEEEEDDEELDEEELEEGEAGDEDKAPKRRGPKKKKMTKARLERFRARRVKANARERSRMHGLNDALDSLRRVMPCYSKTQKLSKIETLRLARNYIWALSEVLESGQAPESPGFVDMLCKGLSQPTSNLVAGCMQLGPGGTMSLDKMEDKQQQHMCGVGGGGGGGMMGVGVGVGVSVGMPGGHPFSYPSPGLPSPPYGSLEASHLLHLKPLQGYKPPPYENPSPGQECTPPYDGPLTPPLSVSGNFVLKQEPSPLEADKPYTHPGHTGHSHPHPHSHPHSHSAGFLAHPHPHPHPHPHPHSHYLPPHSSSSPAVSSSSSSSSTSLGTQSHTALFSSRYELPLDMAFDSYPGPAPHMVATQMGAIFNE